Genomic DNA from Desulfuromonas versatilis:
GCTGAAGGAAAAGCAGAAGCGCGGCGAGGAGCACCACCTGCTCAAGGGCAAGACCCTGGCGATGATTTTCGAGAAAAGCTCCACCCGCACCCGCGTCTCCTTCGAGGTGGGGATGTATCAGCTCGGCGGGCACGCCCTGTTCCTGCACTCGGGCACCACCCAGCTGGGCCGCGGCGAGCCGATCAAGGACACCGGCCGGGTCATGGCCCGCTACTGCGACGGTATCATGATCCGCACCTTCTCCCAGCAGGGGGTCGAGGAACTGGCGCGCTGCTCCGAAGTGCCGGTCATCAACGGGCTCACCGACATGTATCACCCCTGCCAGCTGATGGCCGACCTGTTCACCGTCATCGAGCACAAGGGCAATTACCGCGACCTGGCCTACTGCTGGATCGGCGACGGCAACAACATGGCCAACAGCTGGATTAACGCCGCCACCGTGTTCGGCTTCGAGCTGCGGGTGGCCACCCCCAAAGGGTACGAAGCGCACCCCGAGGTGGTGGAGCGGGCGAAGAAGCTCGGCGCCAGGGTCCTCTACACCAACGACCCCGCCGAGGCCGCCCGCGGCGCCCATGTGCTCAACACCGACGTCTGGGCCAGCATGGGCCAGGAGGCCGAGCAGAAGCAACGCGAGCAGGCTTTTGCCGGCTTCCAGATCAACGCGGATATCGTCAAGCTGGCCGATCCCGGGTGCATCGTCCTGCACTGCCTGCCCGCCCACCGCGACGAGGAGATCACCGACGAGGTCATCGAGGGGCCCCACTCGGTGGTCTTCGACGAGGCCGAGAACCGGATGCACGTGCAGAAGGCGATCATGGCCACGCTGCTGGGGTGATTATCGGCACCGGGAGTTGGCGACCTTTCAGCAGACTCCCATTCACTGACCACT
This window encodes:
- the argF gene encoding ornithine carbamoyltransferase produces the protein MKKDFLCLTDWSLEELEQIFALTRELKEKQKRGEEHHLLKGKTLAMIFEKSSTRTRVSFEVGMYQLGGHALFLHSGTTQLGRGEPIKDTGRVMARYCDGIMIRTFSQQGVEELARCSEVPVINGLTDMYHPCQLMADLFTVIEHKGNYRDLAYCWIGDGNNMANSWINAATVFGFELRVATPKGYEAHPEVVERAKKLGARVLYTNDPAEAARGAHVLNTDVWASMGQEAEQKQREQAFAGFQINADIVKLADPGCIVLHCLPAHRDEEITDEVIEGPHSVVFDEAENRMHVQKAIMATLLG